GCGACCTCACCGGCCGCGTACAGCCCGGGCACCCCGCGCGCCGCCGCCGTCTCGGACTCGACCGCGATCCCGCCCATCACGTAGTGGCAGGTGGGCCCGACCTCCATGGGCTCCGCCGTGATGTCGACGTCGGCCAGCTCCTTGAACTGGTGGTACATCGACGGCAGCCGCCGCTTGATCACCTCGGCGGGCATTCGCGTCGACACGTCGAGGAACACGCCCCCGTGCGGGGAGCCGCGGCCCTCCTTCACCTCGGCGTTGATCGCCCGGGCGACCTCGTCGCGGGGGAGCAGCTCGGGGGGACGCCGGTTGTGGTCCGGGTCGTCGTACCAGCGGTCGGCCTCCTCCTCCGTCTCGGCGTACTTGTCCTTGAAGACGTCGGGGATGTAGTCGAACATGAACCGCTTGCCCTCGGAGTTGCGCAGCACCCCGCCGTCACCGCGCACCGACTCGGTGACGAGGATGCCCTTCACCGACGGCGGCCAGACCATGCCGGTCGGGTGGAACTGCACGAACTCCATGTTCAGCAGGGGAGCGCCCGCGAGGAGGGCCAGCGCGTGGCCGTCGCCGGTGTACTCCCAGGAGTTCGACGTCACCTTGAAGGACTTGCCGATGCCGCCGGTCGCGATCACCACGGCCGGTGCCTCCAGCACGAAGAAGCGGCCCGACTCGCGCTCGTAGCCGAAGACCCCGGAGACGCGGCCGTCCTCCTTCAGCACCCGCGTGACCGTGCACTCCTGGAAGACCTTCAGCCGGGACTCGTAGTCGCCGGTCTCCCGGAAGTCCTCCTGCTGCAGGGAGACGATCTTCTGCTGGAGGGTGCGGATCAGCTCCAGGCCCGTGCGGTCGCCCACGTGGGCGAGGCGCGGGTACTCGTGGCCGCCGAAGTTGCGCTGGGAGATCCGGCCGTCCTTGGTGCGGTCGAACAGCGCGCCCCAGGTCTCCAGCTCCCACACCCGCTGCGGCGCCTCCTGGGCGTGCAGCTCGGCCATCCGCCACTGGTTGAGGAACTTGCCGCCGCGCATGGTGTCGCGGAAGTGGACCTGCCAGTTGTCACCCGCGTTGACGTTGCCCATCGCCGCGGCGATGCCGCCCTCGGCCATCACCGTGTGCGCCTTGCCGAACAGCGACTTGCAGATCACGGCCGTACGGGCGCCCCGCTCGCGGGCCTCGATGGCGGCGCGCAGCCCGGCACCGCCCGCGCCCACCACGACGACGTCCCATTCCTGCCGGTCGACCACGGACATCAGAACGCACCCCTCATCAGAAGAACCGCGGATCGTCGAAGGCGCCGGACGCGAGCAGGTAGACGTAGAGGTCGGCGAGCGCCACGCTCACCAGCGACGCCCAGGCCAGCTGCATGTGCCGGGCGTTGAGCTTCCCCACCCACTGCCACATCCGGTAGCGCACGGGATGCCTGGAGAAGTGTTTGAGCTTGCCGCCGACGATGTGCCGGCAGGAGTGGCAGGAGATCGTGTACGCCCAGATCAGCCCGATGTTGACCAGGAACACGAGCGTGCCGAGGCCCATGTGGCCCCACGCGTAGTTCTCGTCGCGGAAGGCGAGCACGGTGTCGTAGGTGAGGATGCCGGCGACGAGGAGCGCGGCGTAGAAGAAGTACCGGTGGATGTTCTGCAGGATCAGCGGGAAGCGGGTCTCGCCGGTGTACTTCTTGTGGGGCTCGGCGACCGCGCAGGCCGGCGGGGACGCCCAGAAGCCCCGGTAGTAGGCCTTGCGGTAGTAGTAGCAGGTCAGCCGGAAGCCCAGCGGGAAGATCAGGATGATGATCGCGGGGGAGATCCCCCACCAGCCGCCGAAGATCTCCCAGTTCGGGCCGGCCTTCATCGGCTCGCAGTTCTCCGCCAGGCAGGGGGAGTAGAAGGGCGAGACGTACGGCGCCGCGTAGTAGTCGGCGTTCGCGAAGGCCCGCCAGGTCGAGTAGACGATGAAGGCCAGCAGGCCGGCGACCGTGCCGGCGGGGGCCAGCCACCAGCGGTCGGTGCGCAGGTGCGGGGCGGCGATCGCGGCGCGCGTACCCGCCCGCACGCCGCCGCTTCTCGGATGGGGTTCGGTGGCGGGAGGTTCCGTACCAGTGGCCACGTGACGACTCCGGTCGGGTTCAGGGGGGAGGTGCCGGTCGCTCGACGCCCTCCCGGTCAGGGAGCGCGCCGGTCCCGGGCGCCGAGCCCCTCGTCGTCCGAGTCGACCCACAGCGACGGGTCGTACGGCGCGTCCGAGATGGTGACGAGGTCGGGGCGCTTCGGCGCGGCAGGCGTGGCGGCGGCGTCGCGCAGCAGGGCGACGCTCTCGCGCAGGTGGTTGGCGTCGGCCCGGACGCGGCGCATCTCCAGGCCGCCGGTGCCGAGCTGCTTCTCCAGGCGTCCCAGCGAGCGGAACAGCTCGTCGAGGCTGCGCTGGACTGACGTCAGTTCGTCGTGAACGGACATGACTTGCCCTCACTTCCACGGGTCCTTCGCGGCCCAAGGCGGCAACGTTCATGCGCCTGCGAGTGTTGCGCGTCACACCTTGTGCTGTGAAGGGATGTGCATCGATTGGCCGAGGCGTGTGGGTGCACCGAGCGGTGCGTTGGTCCGCATGGGTGGCTTCCCGTCCGTGACCGCCGTGTCGCCCTGTGTTGCCGAACCCTTTCCTCTTCAGTGGCCGCATACATCAGATGAACTCCAAATACCGCCAAAAGTGATCATAACGCCCGCGGCTTCCCGGAGGTAGCACAGATGTCCCAGCACGGCGTCGGCCCGCGTGCGGTCACGCGCTCGGTCGCCTTCCTCACCGCGGGCGTGCTCGCGGTGCCCGCGCTCGCCGGATGCGGCTCCGAGGACCCGGCCGGCAAGCCGCTCGCCGGGCAGGACATCCAGCCCGCCGCCCGCGACAGGATCGCCGACGGCGGCACCCTGCGCTGGGCCGTCGACTCCGTGCCCGACACGCTGAACACCTTCCAGTCGGACGCCGACGCCACCACCACCCGCGTCGCCCAGGCCGTCCTGCCGTCGATGTTCCGGATGAACGCCTCCGGCCGCCCCGAGCGCAACCCCGCCTACCTGGAGTCCGCGAAGGTCGTCGAGACCGAGCCCAAGCAGGTCGTGCTGTACAAGCTCAACCAGCAGGCCGTCTGGAGCGACGGCCGGGAGATCGGCGCCGCCGACTTCGCCGCCCAGTGGCGCGCCCTGTCCGGCAAGGACACCGCCTACTGGACCGCCCGCAACGCCGGCTACGACCGCATCCAGAAGATCGAACGCGGGGACAACGCCCTGGAGGTCCGGGTCACCTTCAGCCGCCCCTACGCCGACTGGCGCTCGCTGTTCTCCCCGCTGTACCCGAAGGACGTCATGGGCACCCCGGACTCCTTCAACGACGGGGCCCGCAAGAAGCTCAAGGTCACCGCCGGACCCTTCACGGTGAAGGAGGTCGACACCAAGGACGAGGAGATCACCCTCGCCCGCAACCCGCGCTGGTGGGGCGAGCCCGCCAAGCTCTCCGAGATCGTGCTGCGCACCGTCCCGCGCGACAAGCGGGCCTCCGAGCTGGCCGCCGGCACCCTCGACCTGGCCGAGATCGACCCCTCGGCGGCCCGCCGCATCACCGTCGCCGCCCGCCCGCAGAGCACCAGCAGCCCGCTGATGGGCCCGGGCGCCGACCGCACCGCCGCCGACGACCTGCGCTCCTGGGCCGTCGCCAACGGCTCCGACGAGGACGCCGCCGACGAGGAGACCGTCGCCCGCAGGAAGCTGCGCAAGGCGGCCGCCAAGTACGCCCGGCAGCAGCAGGCCCTGCGCGGCTTCGAGGTCCGCAAGTCCCTGGAACCGGCCTTCACCCAGCTCGCCCTGAACGGCGCCGAGGGCCCCCTCGCCGACGAGCGCGTCCGCCGGGCCGTCGCCCGCGCCCTGGACCGCAAGGAGCTGGCCGAGGCCGTCCTCAAGCCCCTCGGCCTGCCCGCCGTCCCGGTCGGCAGCCACCTGGCCCTGTCCGGCCAGGCCCACTACGCCGACAACAGCGGCGCCCTCGGCGGCCAGGACACCAAGGAGGCGCAGGCCCTGCTCGCCGACGCCGGCTGGGTGCGCGGCGGCCCCGTCAAGGAGCAGAAGAAGAAAGAGGAGAAGGCGGCCGGCCCCGAGGGCGAGAAGGCCTCCGGCTCCTCCGGCGACGCGTCGGACGACGACGGCACGTACATCGTCGGCGAGGACGACAAGGCCCGCCGCGGTCCGGACCCCGCCGACCACCTCGCCCAGGACGGCAAGCAGTACAAGCACCCGCACCACGGAGGCGCCCCCGGCGCGTACGCCCCCCAGGGCACCGCCGCCCCGGCGAACCGCGAGGCCGCCCCGCTCGCCAAGAACGGCAAGGCCCTCACCCTCCGCTTCGTGCTGCCCTCCGGGCCCGGCTCCCAGACGCTGCGCACGATCGCCGACCGCATCTCCCGCATGCTGGAGCGCGTCGGCATCCGCACGGAGATCTCCAAGGTCGCCGACGAGTCCTACTTCAAGGACCACATCGCGTCCGGCCAGTACGACCTCGCCCTGTACTCCTGGCCCGCGACGGCCTTCCCCGCCACCGACGCCCGCCCCGTCTACGCCAAGCCGGTCCCGGCCGCCGACGGCTCCCTCAGCATCGAGCAGAACTACACCCGCGTCGGCACCGACCAGGTCGACCAGCTCTTCGACCAGGCCGTGGCCACCCTCGACGAGGGCGAGTCCCGCTCCCTGATCCGCAAGGCCGACTCCCGCATCTGGGCCGCGGCCGGCTCCATCCCCCTCTTCCAGCGCCCCCAGCTCATGGCGGCCCGCAAGAACCTGGTCAACACCGGCGCCTTCGGCTTCGGCACGCCGGTCTTCGAGGACATGGGCTTCCTGAAGAAGGGCGCGAAGCCGGCGTCGGGCCCCTCGGCGAAGGACCAGTGACCCGGTAGCTCCCTTGCCGTTCCCGCCCGGCGCCCGCACCATGAACGCGGCAGTGATCATGGTGCGGGCGCCGGGCGTCCGCACCCGGGGGACGGGAGTCGGCGGATGCGCGGCACGGTGGGGCGGGCCTGCGCGGCCGGGCTGGTCATCGGGGTGCTGGTGGCGGGGATGGCGGCGTGCACGGCGGAGACCGACGGCGACGGCACGCACCGCGAGACCAGCGGGGCGGTGGCAAAGGCCTGCGCGGACGGCGTCTTCACCTGGTCCCACGTCACCACGCGGGACCGGCTGACCGGGATCTCCGACCCGGAGCGGCTCGGCGCGGGCGGCGGCGCCCTGCGGAACCCGGTACGGCGGGTGTACACCCCGAGCCCCTCGGTACGCGCCGAGGGACCGGCCCCGTCCGCCGCGGAGATCCTCTTCTCCCTCGGCAAGAAGACCGGGGAGATCGACTCCGACGCGCCCACCCTGGCCCAGGCGGGCGGGGACACCTGGGCGTTCACCGACGTCAGGCAGCCGGCCCCGAGGCTCGACCAGGACCGCGTCACGCCGCACGCGGCGGGCGAGTTCTACCAGTACGCCGGTGTGCGGGAGGTGTCGGCGGACTTCCGCTACACCTGCCCCGACGGCAGGACCGTCTCCGGCCACGCCCGGAACTGGACGGTCGACCTCGCGGGACTGGCCGACTGCGACGAACGCCCGGACTCGCCCCTGGCCCGCGAGGCCGCCCGGCAGGCCTGCGAACGGGCCATGTCTGGCGCTCCTAGCCCGTCCGGCGCTTGAGGACGAGGCCCGTTCAGGGCCGAAGCGGGGTCTGGGGGCGGCAGCCCCCAGCAGGCCCCGGCACCGACGCCGAGAACCTCATGACAAGGCCCTGAACTGCACCGACGTATCCCGGCTAACCCCAGCGGCCGCGCACCCGTACCATGGGGTGAGGCCGTGGCATGTTGAGCCCGGCAGGGCCCGCGCACCACCGACGTACGCGCAGGGCATTCCTCACACTCCGGGAGTACGCCTTCTTATGGCCACGCGCCACGACATCCGCAACGTCGCCATCGTCGCCCACGTCGACCACGGCAAGACCACCATCGTCGACGGCATGCTGAAGCAGGCCGGCGCCTTCGCCGCCCACCAGCTCGACTCGGTCGACGACCGCATGATGGACTCGAACGACCTGGAGCGTGAGAAGGGCATCACGATCCTCGCCAAGAACACGGCGGTGAAGTACCACCCCAAGGACGGCGGGGACCCGATCACCATCAACATCATCGACACCCCCGGCCACGCCGACTTCGGCGGCGAGGTCGAGCGCGGTCTGTCGATGGTCGACGGCGTCGTCCTGCTCGTGGACGCCTCCGAGGGCCCGCTCCCGCAGACCCGCTTCGTGCTGCGCAAGGCGCTCCAGCAGCGGCTGCCCGTCATCCTCTGCATCAACAAGACGGACCGCCCCGACTCCCGGATCGACGAGGTCGTCAACGAGACGTACGACCTCTTCCTCGACCTGGACGCCGACGAGGACCAGATCGAGTTCCCGATCGTCTACGCCTGCGGCCGTGACGGCATCGCGTCCCTCACCAAGCCCGAGGACGGCACGGTCCCGTCCGACTCCACCAGCCTGGAGCCGTTCTTCTCCACGATCCTGGAGCACATCCCGGCCCCGACCTACGACGAGTCGGCCCCGCTCCAGGCGCACGTCACGAACCTGGACGCCGACAACTTCCTCGGCCGTATCGCGCTGCTGCGCGTCCAGCAGGGCGAGCTGAAGAAGGGCCAGACGGTCGCGTGGATGAAGCGCGACGGGTCCGTCACCAACGTCCGCATCAGCGAGCTGATGATGACCGAGGCGCTGACCCGCAAGCCCGCCGAGAAGGCCGGCCCCGGTGACATCTGCGCCGTCGCCGGCATCCCGGACATCATGATCGGCGAGACCCTGGCCGACCCGGAGAACCCGGTCGCGCTGCCGCTGATCACCGTCGACGAGCCGGCGATCTCCATGGTCATCGGAACCAACACCTCCCCGCTGGTCGGCCGCGGCGCCACCGGCAAGGGCGCCGACAACAAGGCGGCCGTCAAGGACCGCAAGGTCACCGCCCGCCAGGTCAAGGACCGTCTGGACCGCGAGCTGATCGGTAACGTCAGCCTCCGCGTGCTCGACACCGAGCGGCCGGACGCCTGGGAGGTGCAGGGCCGCGGCGAGCTGGCGCTGGCCATCCTCGTCGAGACCATGCGCCGCGAGGGCTACGAGCTGACCGTGGGCAAGCCGCAGGTGGTCACCAAGGACGTCGACGGCAAGGTCTACGAGCCGGTCGAGCGCATGACGATCGACGTGCCCGAGGAGCACATGGGCGCCGTCACGCAGCTCATGGGCGTCCGCAAGGGCCGCATGGACAACATGTCCAACCACGGCTCCGGCTGGGTCCGCATGGAGTTCGTCGTGCCCTCCCGGGGCCTCATCGGCTTCCGCACGGAGTTCCTGACGCAGACCCGCGGCACGGGCATCGCCCACTCCATCCACGAGGGCTTCGAGCCCTGGTTCGGCACGCTCCAGACCCGCAACAACGGCTCCCTGGTCGCCGACCGCTCCGGCGCGGTCACCGCCTTCGCGATGACCAACCTCCAGGAGCGCGGCGTGCTCTTCGTGGAGCCGGGCACCGAGGTGTACGAGGGCATGATCGTCGGTGAGAACTCCCGCTCCGACGACATGGACGTCAACATCACCAAGGAGAAGAAGCTCACCAACATGCGGTCGTCGACGGCCGACGTGACGGAGTCCATCGTCCCGCCGCGCAAGCTGTCGCTGGAGCAGTCCCTGGAGTTCTGCCGTGACGACGAGTGCGTCGAGGTCACCCCGGAGGCCGTGCGCATCCGCAAGGTGAACCTGGACGCCCGCGAGCGCGCCCGCGCCGCGAGCCGCGCCAAGCACGGCTGACGCCAGGCGGTCCCATGACAGCACCGGGCACCCCGCGAGGGCGGGGTGCCCGGTGCTGTTCGTCACGGTGCTGCCGTCACAGCGCGGGTAAAGGGCGGGGAACGCGAAGGAAAGGGTGAGGGAAAACCCTCGATTTGCCGGTGACGGCCGTGCTGAGCGGCCCGCGCCCACTACCCTGCTGCGGAAGTGCCGAGCCTCCCCGGTCCGGGGAACGCGCAACGGCCTTGCCGCACAGCCTTCTTGAGCGCGCGACAGCCGCCGGTGGCACCTTGCACGGGAGCCACGGTAGTCGCAAGCGGTTTATCTCACTCTCGCGTCCGGAATGCGGACAGTCGCTACCGATAGATGTGTAACAAGTCCGTTTCGCAGGGATCTTTCACCAAACCCTTTGTCCGGATTTTGGAAGATGTATACGCGAGCTGTGATCGAACCGAGACCTCGAGAGTGTGGTTCGGTCCTGGCGTTTGGCAGATAGTTAGGCGCGTAGAGCTCGGATGAAGAGTCACTCGCCGGCAGCGGCGCGACTCACGAGCGCGGGGGCACCTGACGATTTCCGGCACCGGCGACGGGCGGTGGCGGTGGTCTGTCCTGTGCTCCCTTTGCGGTGAACCAATGACTTCATAGGAGGAACCCATGCGCGGTGCCAGGAGCGCCAAGTGGGTCGCGGGGGCGATAGTCGTCGCCCTGGCCGCCACCGCCTGCGGCGGCAGCGGTGATGACGAGGGGAACAACAAGGGTTCCGGGCCTGCGGGATACGTCTCGATCGACGTCGGCGAGCCGCAGAAGCCGCTGATCCCGGCTGACACCAACGAGAGCAACGGCTCGTACGTCATCCAAGCCCTGTTCACGCAGCTGCTGGACTTCGACGCCAAGGGCGAGATCGTCTACACGAACGCCGAGTCGGTCACGACCAAGGACTCGAAGACGTGGACGGTCAAGCTCAAGAAGGGCTGGAAGTTCCACAACGGCGAAGAAGTCACCTCCAAGTCGTACATCGACGCTTGGAACTGGTACGCCAACATCAAGAACAACCAGCAGAACTCCTTCTGGTTCCAGGACATCAAGGGCTACGACGATGTCCACCCGGAGAAGGGTGAGCCGAAGGCCAAGGCCATGTCCGGTCTGAAGGCCGTGGACGACCACACCTTCACCATCGAGCTGAAGTACACGATGCCGTACTTCATCTACAAGCTCGGCTACACCACGTGGGCCCCGCTGCCCAAGGTCTTCTACGACGACCCGAAGGCCTTCGGCCAGAAGCCGGTCGGCAACGGTCCCTACACCTTCGAGAAGTGGGACCACAAGAAGCTCATCCAGGTCAAGGCCTGGGACGACTACCTGGGCCCGAACAAGGCGAAGAACAAGGGCGTCCAGTTCAAGAACTACACGACGGTCGAAGCCGCCTACAAGGACGTCGTCTCCGGCAACCTGGACATGATCCGCCAGGTCGGCCCGACGGACCTGCCGAAGTACAAGCAGGACCTGGGCGACGGCGCCATCGACCAGCCGTACGCGGCCATCCAGACGCTGACCCCGGCGTTCTACTCGAAGACGTTCAAGGACATCGACCCGAAGGTCCTGCAGGGCCTGTCGATGGCGATCGACCGCAAGACGATCACCGACACGGTTCTGAACAAGACCCGCACGCCGGCCCAGGGCTTCACGCCGCCGGGCGTCAAGGGCTACCAGAACCTGGACACGGACGTGTTCACGTACAACCCGGCGAAGGCCAAGCAGCTCATCCAGGAGGGTGGCGGCGTTCCGGGCAACAAGTTCACCATCCAGTACAACACCGACGGTGGACACAAGGAGTGGGTGACCGCGGTCTGCGAGTCCATCCGCAAGGCCACCGGCGTCGACTGCGTCGGCGACCCGAAGCCGGACTTCGCCACGGACCTCGAGGCCCGTGACAACGACCAGGTGAAGGGCATGTACCGCGGTGGCTGGGTCGCCGACTACCCGGTCAACGCCAACTTCATGAAGGAGCTGTACCACTCCACCGCCGAGGCCAACAACGGTCACTTCTCCAACAAGGAGATCGACGGGCTGATGAACAAGGCGGACAGCGCCAAGTCCCTCGACGCGTCGGTGAAGGCCTTCCAGGAGGTCGAGAAGAAGCTGGTCGAGCACATGCCGGCCATCCCGCTCTGGTACTACCGCATCAACGGCGGCCACGGTAAGAACGTCGACAACGTCAACGTCGACTTCCACGGTGACCTCGAGGTCTGGGGCGTCACCACCAAGTAAGAGGAGCCTTTCCGGGCTCTTCCCACTCGGCCGTAAGCCCGCCGCCGCCCAGGTGGCGGTGGGAGGTTCGGGGGGCCGTCTCGTCACCAGGAGACGGCCCCCGCACCTGCGTTAACCCCTCACGGAGGCACCTATGGGGCGCTATGTCGCACGACGACTGCTCCAGATGATCCCGGTGTTCATCGGGTCAACCTTGATCATCTTTTGCATGATGTACGCCCTGCCCGGCGACCCCGTCCGGGCGATGATGGGAGACCAGGCGTACGACCCGACAGTGGTCGCGGGCATCAAGAAGGAGCTCGGTCTCGACCAGCCGCTCCTTCAGCAGTACGTGAACTACATGACCGGGCTGTTCCAGGGCGACTTCGGTACCCAGATCGCCAGTCAGCGGCCCATCGCGGACATCATCGCTGACGCCTTCCCGGTGACGATCAGGCTGACGCTCTTCGCCTTCACCTTCGTCACGCTCGTGGGCATCGGCCTCGGTGTGGTCGCCGGTCTGCGCCCCGACACGCTGCGGGACCGCGGGCTGCTGACGCTGACCCTGGTCCTCGTCTCCATGCCGTCCTTCGTGCTGGGCTTCCTGCTGCAGTACCTGTTCGCCTTCCAGTGGTCGGTCACCACGCCCACGGTGACGGACTCGACGGACTTCTCCCAGCTCATGCTCCCCGCCATCGTGCTGGCGTCCCTCTCCCTCGCCTACGTCGCCCGGCTCACCCGGACGTCGATCGCGGAGAACCTGCGGTCCGACTACATGCGCACCGCCGTGGCCAAGGGGCTGCCCCGCCGCCGTGTCATCGGTGTCCACCTGATGCGCAACTCGCTGATCCCCGTGGTCACCTTCCTCGGTATCGAGCTCGGCAACCTGATGACCGGCGCCATCGTGACCGAGGGCATCTTCAACGTGCGGGGTATCGGCATCGAGATCTACGACGCGCTCAGCCGGCGTGAGGGCGCCACGGTCGTGGGAATCGC
This genomic stretch from Streptomyces sp. Go-475 harbors:
- a CDS encoding fumarate reductase/succinate dehydrogenase flavoprotein subunit, translated to MSVVDRQEWDVVVVGAGGAGLRAAIEARERGARTAVICKSLFGKAHTVMAEGGIAAAMGNVNAGDNWQVHFRDTMRGGKFLNQWRMAELHAQEAPQRVWELETWGALFDRTKDGRISQRNFGGHEYPRLAHVGDRTGLELIRTLQQKIVSLQQEDFRETGDYESRLKVFQECTVTRVLKEDGRVSGVFGYERESGRFFVLEAPAVVIATGGIGKSFKVTSNSWEYTGDGHALALLAGAPLLNMEFVQFHPTGMVWPPSVKGILVTESVRGDGGVLRNSEGKRFMFDYIPDVFKDKYAETEEEADRWYDDPDHNRRPPELLPRDEVARAINAEVKEGRGSPHGGVFLDVSTRMPAEVIKRRLPSMYHQFKELADVDITAEPMEVGPTCHYVMGGIAVESETAAARGVPGLYAAGEVAGGMHGSNRLGGNSLSDLLVFGRRAGWHAAEYAAERSGARPAVDDGQIDAAAAEALRPFSAEAEIEEPAGGPPENPYTLHQELQQTMNDLVGIIRRETEMKQALEKLAELRVRARRAGVEGHRQFNPGWHLALDLRNMLLVSECVARAALERTESRGGHTREDHPSMDRKWRRINLLCALTDPTGGLAATDPVRGQITLTRETTEPVRADLLALFDKEELVKYLAEEELYE
- a CDS encoding ABC transporter family substrate-binding protein; its protein translation is MSQHGVGPRAVTRSVAFLTAGVLAVPALAGCGSEDPAGKPLAGQDIQPAARDRIADGGTLRWAVDSVPDTLNTFQSDADATTTRVAQAVLPSMFRMNASGRPERNPAYLESAKVVETEPKQVVLYKLNQQAVWSDGREIGAADFAAQWRALSGKDTAYWTARNAGYDRIQKIERGDNALEVRVTFSRPYADWRSLFSPLYPKDVMGTPDSFNDGARKKLKVTAGPFTVKEVDTKDEEITLARNPRWWGEPAKLSEIVLRTVPRDKRASELAAGTLDLAEIDPSAARRITVAARPQSTSSPLMGPGADRTAADDLRSWAVANGSDEDAADEETVARRKLRKAAAKYARQQQALRGFEVRKSLEPAFTQLALNGAEGPLADERVRRAVARALDRKELAEAVLKPLGLPAVPVGSHLALSGQAHYADNSGALGGQDTKEAQALLADAGWVRGGPVKEQKKKEEKAAGPEGEKASGSSGDASDDDGTYIVGEDDKARRGPDPADHLAQDGKQYKHPHHGGAPGAYAPQGTAAPANREAAPLAKNGKALTLRFVLPSGPGSQTLRTIADRISRMLERVGIRTEISKVADESYFKDHIASGQYDLALYSWPATAFPATDARPVYAKPVPAADGSLSIEQNYTRVGTDQVDQLFDQAVATLDEGESRSLIRKADSRIWAAAGSIPLFQRPQLMAARKNLVNTGAFGFGTPVFEDMGFLKKGAKPASGPSAKDQ
- the typA gene encoding translational GTPase TypA, yielding MATRHDIRNVAIVAHVDHGKTTIVDGMLKQAGAFAAHQLDSVDDRMMDSNDLEREKGITILAKNTAVKYHPKDGGDPITINIIDTPGHADFGGEVERGLSMVDGVVLLVDASEGPLPQTRFVLRKALQQRLPVILCINKTDRPDSRIDEVVNETYDLFLDLDADEDQIEFPIVYACGRDGIASLTKPEDGTVPSDSTSLEPFFSTILEHIPAPTYDESAPLQAHVTNLDADNFLGRIALLRVQQGELKKGQTVAWMKRDGSVTNVRISELMMTEALTRKPAEKAGPGDICAVAGIPDIMIGETLADPENPVALPLITVDEPAISMVIGTNTSPLVGRGATGKGADNKAAVKDRKVTARQVKDRLDRELIGNVSLRVLDTERPDAWEVQGRGELALAILVETMRREGYELTVGKPQVVTKDVDGKVYEPVERMTIDVPEEHMGAVTQLMGVRKGRMDNMSNHGSGWVRMEFVVPSRGLIGFRTEFLTQTRGTGIAHSIHEGFEPWFGTLQTRNNGSLVADRSGAVTAFAMTNLQERGVLFVEPGTEVYEGMIVGENSRSDDMDVNITKEKKLTNMRSSTADVTESIVPPRKLSLEQSLEFCRDDECVEVTPEAVRIRKVNLDARERARAASRAKHG
- a CDS encoding ABC transporter substrate-binding protein — encoded protein: MRGARSAKWVAGAIVVALAATACGGSGDDEGNNKGSGPAGYVSIDVGEPQKPLIPADTNESNGSYVIQALFTQLLDFDAKGEIVYTNAESVTTKDSKTWTVKLKKGWKFHNGEEVTSKSYIDAWNWYANIKNNQQNSFWFQDIKGYDDVHPEKGEPKAKAMSGLKAVDDHTFTIELKYTMPYFIYKLGYTTWAPLPKVFYDDPKAFGQKPVGNGPYTFEKWDHKKLIQVKAWDDYLGPNKAKNKGVQFKNYTTVEAAYKDVVSGNLDMIRQVGPTDLPKYKQDLGDGAIDQPYAAIQTLTPAFYSKTFKDIDPKVLQGLSMAIDRKTITDTVLNKTRTPAQGFTPPGVKGYQNLDTDVFTYNPAKAKQLIQEGGGVPGNKFTIQYNTDGGHKEWVTAVCESIRKATGVDCVGDPKPDFATDLEARDNDQVKGMYRGGWVADYPVNANFMKELYHSTAEANNGHFSNKEIDGLMNKADSAKSLDASVKAFQEVEKKLVEHMPAIPLWYYRINGGHGKNVDNVNVDFHGDLEVWGVTTK
- a CDS encoding ABC transporter permease, translating into MGRYVARRLLQMIPVFIGSTLIIFCMMYALPGDPVRAMMGDQAYDPTVVAGIKKELGLDQPLLQQYVNYMTGLFQGDFGTQIASQRPIADIIADAFPVTIRLTLFAFTFVTLVGIGLGVVAGLRPDTLRDRGLLTLTLVLVSMPSFVLGFLLQYLFAFQWSVTTPTVTDSTDFSQLMLPAIVLASLSLAYVARLTRTSIAENLRSDYMRTAVAKGLPRRRVIGVHLMRNSLIPVVTFLGIELGNLMTGAIVTEGIFNVRGIGIEIYDALSRREGATVVGIASLMVLIYLAASLIVDLLYAVLDPRIRYA